The Macaca thibetana thibetana isolate TM-01 chromosome 11, ASM2454274v1, whole genome shotgun sequence genome window below encodes:
- the PITPNM2 gene encoding membrane-associated phosphatidylinositol transfer protein 2 isoform X5, whose protein sequence is MIIKEYRIPLPMTVEEYRIAQLYMIQKKSRNETYGEGSGVEILENRPYTDGPGGSGQYTHKVYHVGMHIPSWFRSILPKAALRVVEESWNAYPYTRTRFTCPFVEKFSIDIETFYKTDAGENPDVFNLSPVEKNQLTIDFIDIVKDPVPHNEYKTEEDPKLFQSTKTQRGPLSDNWIEEYKKQVFPIMCAYKLCKVEFRYWGMQSKIERFIHDTGLRRVMVRAHRQAWCWQDEWYGLSMENIRELEKEAQLMLSRKMAQFNEDGEEATELVKHEAASDQASGEPPEPSSSNGEPLVGRGLKKQWSTSSKSSRSSKRGASPSRHSISEWRMQSIARDSDESSDDEFFDAHEDLSDTEEMFPKDITKWSSNDLMDKIESPEPEDTQDGLYRQSAPEFRVASSVEQLNIIEDEVSQPLAAPPSKIHVLLLVLHGGTILDTGAGDPSSKKGDANTIANVFDTVMRVHYPSALGRLAIRLVPCPPVCSDAFALVSNLSPYSHDEGCLSSSQDHIPLAALPLLATSSPQYQEAVATVIQRANLAYGDFIKSQEGMTFNGQVCLIGDCVGGILAFDALCYSNQPVSESQSSSRRGSVVSMQDNDLLSPGILVNAAHCSGGGGGGGGNSGGGGSSGGSSLESSRHLSRSNVDIPRSNGTEDPKRQLPRKRSDSSTYELDTIQQHQAFLSSLHASMLRTEPCSRRSSSSTMLDGTGALGRFDFEITDLFLFGCPLGLVLALRKTVIPALDVFQLRPACQQVYNLFHPADPSASRLEPLLERRFHALPPFSVPRYQRYPLGDGCSTLLADVLQTYNAAFQEHATPSSPSTAPASRGFRRASEISIASQVSGMAESYTASSIAQIAAKWWGQKRIDYALYCPDALTAFPTVALPHLFHASYWESTDVVSFLLRQVMRHDNSSILELDGKEVSVFTPSKPREKWQRKRTHVKLRNVTANHRINDALANEDGPQVLTGRFMYGPLDMVTLTGEKVDVHIMTQPPSGEWLYLDTLVTNNSGRVSYTIPESHRLGVGVYPIKMVVRGDHTFADSYITVLPKGTEFVVFSIDGSFAASVSIMGSDPKVRAGAVDVVRHWQDLGYLIIYVTGRPDMQKQRVVAWLAQHNFPHGVVSFCDGLVHDPLRHKANFLKLLISELHLRVHAAYGSTKDVAVYSAISLSPMQIYIVGRPTKKLQQQCQFITDGYAAHLAQLKYSHRARPARNTATRMALRKGSFGLPGQGDFLRSRNHLLRTISAQPSGPSHRHERTQSQADGEQRGQRSMSMAAGCWGRAMTGRLEPGAATGSK, encoded by the exons AAGAAGAGCCGTAACGAGACATACGGTGAAGGCAGCGGCGTGGAGATCCTGGAGAACCGGCCGTACACAGATGGCCCAGGCGGCTCTGGGCAGTACACACACAAGGTGTATCATGTGGGCATGCATATCCCCAGCTGGTTCCGCTCCATCCTGCCCAAGGCAGCCCTGCGGGTGGTGGAGGAGTCCTGGAATGCCTACCCCTACACCCGAACCAG GTTCACCTGCCCTTTCGTGGAGAAATTCTCCATCGACATCGAAACCTTTTATAAAACTGATGCTGGAGAAAACCCCGATGTGTTCAACCTTTCTCCTGTGGAAAAGAACCAGCTGACAATCG ACTTCATCGACATTGTCAAAGACCCTGTGCCCCACAATGAGTATAAGACAGAAGAGGACCCCAAACTGTTCCAGTCAACGAAGACCCAGCGGGGGCCCCTGTCAGACAACTGGATCGAGGAGTACAAGAAGCAGGTCTTCCCCATCATGTGTGCGTACAAGCTCTGCAAGGTGGAGTTCCGCTACTGGGGCATGCAGTCCAAGATCGAGAGGTTCATCCATGACACCG GACTACGGAGGGTGATGGTGCGGGCTCACCGGCAGGCCTGGTGCTGGCAGGACGAGTGGTATGGGCTGAGCATGGAGAACATCCGGGAGCTGGAGAAGGAGGCGCAGCTCATGCTTTCCCGCAAGATGGCCCAGTTCAATGAGGATGGTGAGGAGGCCACCGAGCTCGTCAAGCACGAAGCCGCCTCGGACCAGGCCTCTGGGGAGCCCCCGGAGCCCAGCAGCAGCAATGGGGAGCCCCTGGTGGGGCGGGGCCTCAAGAAACAGTGGTCCACATCCTCCAAGTCGTCTCGGTCGTCCAAGCGGGGAG CGAGTCCTTCCCGCCACAGCATCTCGGAGTGGAGGATGCAGAGTATCGCCAGGGACTCGGACGAGAGCTCAGACGACGAGTTCTTCGATGCGCACG AGGACCTGTCTGACACAGAGGAAATGTTCCCCAAGGACATCACCAAGTGGAGTTCCAATGACCTCATGGACAAGATCGAGAGCCCAGAGCCAGAAGACACACAAG ATGGTCTGTACCGCCAGAGCGCCCCTGAGTTCAGGGTGGCCTCCAGTGTGGAGCAGCTGAACATCATAGAG GACGAGGTTAGCCAGCCGCTGGCTGCACCGCCCTCCAAGATCCACGTGCTGCTACTGGTGCTGCACGGAGGCACCATCCTGGACACGGGCGCCGGGGACCCCAGTTCCAAGAAGGGTGATGCCAACACCATCGCCAACGTGTTCGACACCGTCATGCGCGTGCACTACCCCAGCGCCCTGGGCCGCCTTGCCATCCGCCTGGTGCCCTGCCCGCCTGTCTGCTCTGACGCCTTTGCCCTGGTCTCCAA cctcagcccctaCAGCCATGACGAAGGCTGTCTGTCCAGCAGTCAGGACCACATTCCCCTGGCTGCCCTCCCCCTGCTGGCCACCTCCTCCCCCCAGTACCAGGAGGCGGTTGCCACAGTGATTCAGCGAGCCAACCTTGCGTATGGGGACTTCATCAAGTCCCAGGAGGGCATGACCTTCAATGGGCAG GTCTGCCTGATTGGGGACTGCGTCGGGGGCATCCTGGCATTTGATGCCCTATGCTACAGCAACCAGCCGGTGTCTGAGAGTCAGAGCAGCAGCCGCCGGGGCAGTGTGGTCAGCATGCAG GACAACGACCTGCTGTCCCCGGGCATTCTGGTGAATGCAGCACACTGCTCCGGTGGTGGCGGTGGCGGTGGTGGcaacagtggtggtggtggcagtagtggtggctccagcctggagagcagtCGGCACCTGAGCCGAAGCAACGTCGACATCCCCCGCAGCAATGGCACCGAGGACCCCAAAAGGCAGCTACCCCGCAAGAGAAGCGACTCGTCCACCTATGAGCTAGACACCATCCAGCAGCACCAGGCCTTCCTGTCCAG cctccatgcCAGCATGCTGAGAACTGAGCCCTGCTCACGCCGTTCCAGCAGCTCCACCATGCTGGACGGCACAGGTGCCCTGGGCAGGTTTGACTTTGAGATCACGGACCTCTTCCTCTTCGGGTGCCCGCTGGGGCTGGTCCTGGCCTTGAGGAAGACTGTCATCCCAGCCCTGGATG ttttCCAGCTGCGGCCGGCCTGCCAGCAAGTCTACAACCTCTTCCACCCCGCGGACCCGTCAGCGTCGCGCCTGGAGCCGCTGCTGGAACGGCGCTTCCACGCTCTGCCGCCTTTCAGTGTCCCCCGCTACCAACGCTACCCGCTGGGGGACGGCTGCTCCACACTGCTGG CGGATGTGCTCCAGACCTACAATGCGGCCTTCCAAGAGCATGCCACCCCTTCCTCGCCCAGCACTGCCCCTGCCAGTCGTGGCTTCCGCCGAGCCAGTGAGATCAGCATCGCCAGCCAGGTGTCAGGCATGGCCGAGAGCTACACGGCATCCAGCATTGCCCAGA TCGCTGCAAAGTGGTGGGGCCAGAAGCGGATCGACTATGCCCTGTACTGCCCTGATGCCCTCACGGCCTTTCCCACGGTGGCTCTGCCTCACCTCTTCCACGCCAGCTACTGGGAGTCAACAGACGTGGTCTCCTTCCTGCTGAGACAG GTCATGAGGCATGACAACTCCAGCATCTTGGAGCTGGATGGCAAAGAGGTGTCGGTGTTCACCCCCTCCAAGCCAAGGGAGAAGTGGCAGCGCAAGCGGACCCACGTGAAGCTGCGG AACGTGACGGCCAACCACCGGATCAATGATGCCCTCGCCAATGAGGACGGCCCCCAGGTTCTGACGGGCAGGTTCATGTATGGGCCCCTGGACATGGTCACCCTGACTGGGGAGAAG GTGGATGTGCACATCATGACCCAGCCACCCTCGGGCGAGTGGCTCTACCTGGATACGCTGGTGACCAACAACAGTGGGCGTGTCTCCTACACCATCCCTGAGTCGCACCGCCTGGGCGTGGGTGTCTACCCCATCAAGATGGTGGTCAG GGGAGACCACACGTTTGCCGACAGCTACATCACTGTGCTGCCCAAGGGCACAGAGTTCGTGGTCTTCAGCATCGACGGCTCCTTTGCCGCTAGCGTGTCCATCATGGGCAGCGACCCCAAGGTGCGGGCCGGGGCCGTGGACGTGGTGCG GCACTGGCAGGACCTGGGCTACCTCATCATCTACGTGACGGGCCGGCCCGACATGCAGAAGCAGCGGGTGGTGGCGTGGTTGGCCCAGCACAACTTCCCCCACGGCGTGGTGTCCTTCTGTGACGGCCTGGTGCATGACCCGCTGCGGCACAAGGCCAACTTCCTGAAGCTGCTTATCTCCGAG CTGCACCTGCGTGTGCACGCGGCCTACGGCTCCACCAAGGACGTGGCGGTCTACAGCGCCATCAGCCTGTCCCCCATGCAGATCTACATCGTGGGCCGGCCTACCAAGAAGCTGCAGCAGCAGTGCCAG TTCATCACGGACGGCTATGCAGCCCACCTGGCGCAGCTGAAGTACAGCCACCGGGCGCGGCCTGCTCGCAACACAGCCACCCGCATGGCGCTGCGCAAGGGCAGCTTCGGCCTGCCTGGCCAGGGCGACTTCCTGCGTTCCCGGAACCACCTGCTTCGCACCATCTCGGCCCAGCCCAGCGGGCCCAGCCACCGGCATGAGCGGACACAGAGCCAGGCAGATGGCGAGCAGCGGGGCCAGCGCAGCATGAGCATGGCGGCCGGCTGCTGGGGCCGCGCCATGACTGGCCGCCTGGAGCCGGGGGCGGCCACGGGCTCCAAGTAG
- the PITPNM2 gene encoding membrane-associated phosphatidylinositol transfer protein 2 isoform X4, whose translation MIIKEYRIPLPMTVEEYRIAQLYMIQVLLSPQKKSRNETYGEGSGVEILENRPYTDGPGGSGQYTHKVYHVGMHIPSWFRSILPKAALRVVEESWNAYPYTRTRFTCPFVEKFSIDIETFYKTDAGENPDVFNLSPVEKNQLTIDFIDIVKDPVPHNEYKTEEDPKLFQSTKTQRGPLSDNWIEEYKKQVFPIMCAYKLCKVEFRYWGMQSKIERFIHDTGLRRVMVRAHRQAWCWQDEWYGLSMENIRELEKEAQLMLSRKMAQFNEDGEEATELVKHEAASDQASGEPPEPSSSNGEPLVGRGLKKQWSTSSKSSRSSKRGASPSRHSISEWRMQSIARDSDESSDDEFFDAHEDLSDTEEMFPKDITKWSSNDLMDKIESPEPEDTQDGLYRQSAPEFRVASSVEQLNIIEDEVSQPLAAPPSKIHVLLLVLHGGTILDTGAGDPSSKKGDANTIANVFDTVMRVHYPSALGRLAIRLVPCPPVCSDAFALVSNLSPYSHDEGCLSSSQDHIPLAALPLLATSSPQYQEAVATVIQRANLAYGDFIKSQEGMTFNGQVCLIGDCVGGILAFDALCYSNQPVSESQSSSRRGSVVSMQDNDLLSPGILVNAAHCSGGGGGGGGNSGGGGSSGGSSLESSRHLSRSNVDIPRSNGTEDPKRQLPRKRSDSSTYELDTIQQHQAFLSSLHASMLRTEPCSRRSSSSTMLDGTGALGRFDFEITDLFLFGCPLGLVLALRKTVIPALDVFQLRPACQQVYNLFHPADPSASRLEPLLERRFHALPPFSVPRYQRYPLGDGCSTLLADVLQTYNAAFQEHATPSSPSTAPASRGFRRASEISIASQVSGMAESYTASSIAQIAAKWWGQKRIDYALYCPDALTAFPTVALPHLFHASYWESTDVVSFLLRQVMRHDNSSILELDGKEVSVFTPSKPREKWQRKRTHVKLRNVTANHRINDALANEDGPQVLTGRFMYGPLDMVTLTGEKVDVHIMTQPPSGEWLYLDTLVTNNSGRVSYTIPESHRLGVGVYPIKMVVRGDHTFADSYITVLPKGTEFVVFSIDGSFAASVSIMGSDPKVRAGAVDVVRHWQDLGYLIIYVTGRPDMQKQRVVAWLAQHNFPHGVVSFCDGLVHDPLRHKANFLKLLISELHLRVHAAYGSTKDVAVYSAISLSPMQIYIVGRPTKKLQQQCQFITDGYAAHLAQLKYSHRARPARNTATRMALRKGSFGLPGQGDFLRSRNHLLRTISAQPSGPSHRHERTQSQADGEQRGQRSMSMAAGCWGRAMTGRLEPGAATGSK comes from the exons GTGCTTTTGTCCCCACAGAAGAAGAGCCGTAACGAGACATACGGTGAAGGCAGCGGCGTGGAGATCCTGGAGAACCGGCCGTACACAGATGGCCCAGGCGGCTCTGGGCAGTACACACACAAGGTGTATCATGTGGGCATGCATATCCCCAGCTGGTTCCGCTCCATCCTGCCCAAGGCAGCCCTGCGGGTGGTGGAGGAGTCCTGGAATGCCTACCCCTACACCCGAACCAG GTTCACCTGCCCTTTCGTGGAGAAATTCTCCATCGACATCGAAACCTTTTATAAAACTGATGCTGGAGAAAACCCCGATGTGTTCAACCTTTCTCCTGTGGAAAAGAACCAGCTGACAATCG ACTTCATCGACATTGTCAAAGACCCTGTGCCCCACAATGAGTATAAGACAGAAGAGGACCCCAAACTGTTCCAGTCAACGAAGACCCAGCGGGGGCCCCTGTCAGACAACTGGATCGAGGAGTACAAGAAGCAGGTCTTCCCCATCATGTGTGCGTACAAGCTCTGCAAGGTGGAGTTCCGCTACTGGGGCATGCAGTCCAAGATCGAGAGGTTCATCCATGACACCG GACTACGGAGGGTGATGGTGCGGGCTCACCGGCAGGCCTGGTGCTGGCAGGACGAGTGGTATGGGCTGAGCATGGAGAACATCCGGGAGCTGGAGAAGGAGGCGCAGCTCATGCTTTCCCGCAAGATGGCCCAGTTCAATGAGGATGGTGAGGAGGCCACCGAGCTCGTCAAGCACGAAGCCGCCTCGGACCAGGCCTCTGGGGAGCCCCCGGAGCCCAGCAGCAGCAATGGGGAGCCCCTGGTGGGGCGGGGCCTCAAGAAACAGTGGTCCACATCCTCCAAGTCGTCTCGGTCGTCCAAGCGGGGAG CGAGTCCTTCCCGCCACAGCATCTCGGAGTGGAGGATGCAGAGTATCGCCAGGGACTCGGACGAGAGCTCAGACGACGAGTTCTTCGATGCGCACG AGGACCTGTCTGACACAGAGGAAATGTTCCCCAAGGACATCACCAAGTGGAGTTCCAATGACCTCATGGACAAGATCGAGAGCCCAGAGCCAGAAGACACACAAG ATGGTCTGTACCGCCAGAGCGCCCCTGAGTTCAGGGTGGCCTCCAGTGTGGAGCAGCTGAACATCATAGAG GACGAGGTTAGCCAGCCGCTGGCTGCACCGCCCTCCAAGATCCACGTGCTGCTACTGGTGCTGCACGGAGGCACCATCCTGGACACGGGCGCCGGGGACCCCAGTTCCAAGAAGGGTGATGCCAACACCATCGCCAACGTGTTCGACACCGTCATGCGCGTGCACTACCCCAGCGCCCTGGGCCGCCTTGCCATCCGCCTGGTGCCCTGCCCGCCTGTCTGCTCTGACGCCTTTGCCCTGGTCTCCAA cctcagcccctaCAGCCATGACGAAGGCTGTCTGTCCAGCAGTCAGGACCACATTCCCCTGGCTGCCCTCCCCCTGCTGGCCACCTCCTCCCCCCAGTACCAGGAGGCGGTTGCCACAGTGATTCAGCGAGCCAACCTTGCGTATGGGGACTTCATCAAGTCCCAGGAGGGCATGACCTTCAATGGGCAG GTCTGCCTGATTGGGGACTGCGTCGGGGGCATCCTGGCATTTGATGCCCTATGCTACAGCAACCAGCCGGTGTCTGAGAGTCAGAGCAGCAGCCGCCGGGGCAGTGTGGTCAGCATGCAG GACAACGACCTGCTGTCCCCGGGCATTCTGGTGAATGCAGCACACTGCTCCGGTGGTGGCGGTGGCGGTGGTGGcaacagtggtggtggtggcagtagtggtggctccagcctggagagcagtCGGCACCTGAGCCGAAGCAACGTCGACATCCCCCGCAGCAATGGCACCGAGGACCCCAAAAGGCAGCTACCCCGCAAGAGAAGCGACTCGTCCACCTATGAGCTAGACACCATCCAGCAGCACCAGGCCTTCCTGTCCAG cctccatgcCAGCATGCTGAGAACTGAGCCCTGCTCACGCCGTTCCAGCAGCTCCACCATGCTGGACGGCACAGGTGCCCTGGGCAGGTTTGACTTTGAGATCACGGACCTCTTCCTCTTCGGGTGCCCGCTGGGGCTGGTCCTGGCCTTGAGGAAGACTGTCATCCCAGCCCTGGATG ttttCCAGCTGCGGCCGGCCTGCCAGCAAGTCTACAACCTCTTCCACCCCGCGGACCCGTCAGCGTCGCGCCTGGAGCCGCTGCTGGAACGGCGCTTCCACGCTCTGCCGCCTTTCAGTGTCCCCCGCTACCAACGCTACCCGCTGGGGGACGGCTGCTCCACACTGCTGG CGGATGTGCTCCAGACCTACAATGCGGCCTTCCAAGAGCATGCCACCCCTTCCTCGCCCAGCACTGCCCCTGCCAGTCGTGGCTTCCGCCGAGCCAGTGAGATCAGCATCGCCAGCCAGGTGTCAGGCATGGCCGAGAGCTACACGGCATCCAGCATTGCCCAGA TCGCTGCAAAGTGGTGGGGCCAGAAGCGGATCGACTATGCCCTGTACTGCCCTGATGCCCTCACGGCCTTTCCCACGGTGGCTCTGCCTCACCTCTTCCACGCCAGCTACTGGGAGTCAACAGACGTGGTCTCCTTCCTGCTGAGACAG GTCATGAGGCATGACAACTCCAGCATCTTGGAGCTGGATGGCAAAGAGGTGTCGGTGTTCACCCCCTCCAAGCCAAGGGAGAAGTGGCAGCGCAAGCGGACCCACGTGAAGCTGCGG AACGTGACGGCCAACCACCGGATCAATGATGCCCTCGCCAATGAGGACGGCCCCCAGGTTCTGACGGGCAGGTTCATGTATGGGCCCCTGGACATGGTCACCCTGACTGGGGAGAAG GTGGATGTGCACATCATGACCCAGCCACCCTCGGGCGAGTGGCTCTACCTGGATACGCTGGTGACCAACAACAGTGGGCGTGTCTCCTACACCATCCCTGAGTCGCACCGCCTGGGCGTGGGTGTCTACCCCATCAAGATGGTGGTCAG GGGAGACCACACGTTTGCCGACAGCTACATCACTGTGCTGCCCAAGGGCACAGAGTTCGTGGTCTTCAGCATCGACGGCTCCTTTGCCGCTAGCGTGTCCATCATGGGCAGCGACCCCAAGGTGCGGGCCGGGGCCGTGGACGTGGTGCG GCACTGGCAGGACCTGGGCTACCTCATCATCTACGTGACGGGCCGGCCCGACATGCAGAAGCAGCGGGTGGTGGCGTGGTTGGCCCAGCACAACTTCCCCCACGGCGTGGTGTCCTTCTGTGACGGCCTGGTGCATGACCCGCTGCGGCACAAGGCCAACTTCCTGAAGCTGCTTATCTCCGAG CTGCACCTGCGTGTGCACGCGGCCTACGGCTCCACCAAGGACGTGGCGGTCTACAGCGCCATCAGCCTGTCCCCCATGCAGATCTACATCGTGGGCCGGCCTACCAAGAAGCTGCAGCAGCAGTGCCAG TTCATCACGGACGGCTATGCAGCCCACCTGGCGCAGCTGAAGTACAGCCACCGGGCGCGGCCTGCTCGCAACACAGCCACCCGCATGGCGCTGCGCAAGGGCAGCTTCGGCCTGCCTGGCCAGGGCGACTTCCTGCGTTCCCGGAACCACCTGCTTCGCACCATCTCGGCCCAGCCCAGCGGGCCCAGCCACCGGCATGAGCGGACACAGAGCCAGGCAGATGGCGAGCAGCGGGGCCAGCGCAGCATGAGCATGGCGGCCGGCTGCTGGGGCCGCGCCATGACTGGCCGCCTGGAGCCGGGGGCGGCCACGGGCTCCAAGTAG